From Xyrauchen texanus isolate HMW12.3.18 chromosome 36, RBS_HiC_50CHRs, whole genome shotgun sequence, one genomic window encodes:
- the p2ry13 gene encoding P2Y purinoceptor 13, whose amino-acid sequence MQSQKLFSLRKGPDIMMNASQVNTSVRCERDTSVTSILFPCLYAALFLLALVLNSLGAWIFFQIRSSSTFVVYLKNVVVADLLMTLTLPVKVLTDAGLGSWHLRAFHCRYSAVLFYTTMYISILLLGFISLDRYLKIVHPFGKCALQRVRFGQVLCAVIWVVMLSLALPNVILSNQILQIPTGGRLRCTMMKGKVGLLWHEGFNYFCQVVFWGTLALMVVCYTFISRKVIESYRASRSSSVKASKQTTSKVFVVVAVFFVCFAPFHLARVPYTLSQTRNTLAQCWTKNQLYFAKETTLWLSSANICLDPLIYVFLCRVFRKKLAAMLMQRSVPHGPSLTDTSTRMEMPNITHLNTNMEY is encoded by the exons ATGCAGTCTCAAAAACTCTTCTCCCTTAGAAAAGGACCTG ACATCATGATGAATGCGAGTCAAGTGAACACTTCAGTCAGGTGTGAGCGCGACACAAGCGTGACGTCCATTCTCTTCCCTTGCCTCTATGCGGCTCTGTTCCTGCTCGCTCTTGTGTTGAACAGTCTGGGTGCCTGGATCTTCTTCCAAATCCGCAGCAGCTCAACGTTTGTGGTGTACCTGAAGAAtgttgttgtggctgatctgctCATGACCCTGACTCTGCCCGTGAAGGTGCTCACTGATGCGGGGTTGGGCTCCTGGCACCTGCGTGCTTTTCATTGCCGCTACTCAGCAGTGCTGTTTTACACCACTATGTACATCAGCATTCTTCTGCTGGGATTCATCAGCTTGGATCGCTACCTGAAGATCGTGCATCCATTCGGGAAATGCGCTCTGCAGAGGGTCAGGTTTGGTCAGGTTTTGTGTGCAGTTATCTGGGTGGTTATGTTGTCGTTGGCTCTGCCGAACGTTATTCTGAGTAACCAGATTCTGCAGATTCCCACCGGTGGGCGGCTGCGGTGTACCATGATGAAAGGGAAGGTGGGACTCTTGTGGCATGAAGGCTTTAACTACTTCTGCCAGGTGGTGTTTTGGGGTACCTTGGCACTTATGGTTGTGTGCTACACCTTCATCAGCAGGAAAGTGATTGAGTCATACCGCGCATCACGGAGCAGCAGTGTCAAAGCCAGTAAACAGACCACATCTAAG GTGTTTGTGGTTGTGGCCGTTTTCTTTGTGTGTTTTGCACCCTTCCATCTGGCTCGAGTCCCGTACACCCTCAGTCAGACCCGAAACACCTTAGCCCAGTGCTGGACCAAAAACCAGCTGTATTTTGCCAAGGAGACCACTCTCTGGTTGTCCTCAGCTAACATCTGTCTGGACCCACTCATTTATGTGTTCCTGTGTCGAGTCTTTAGGAAGAAGCTCGCGGCAATGTTGATGCAGAGGTCCGTTCCTCATGGGCCATCTCTGACAGACACCTCGACCAGAATGGAGATGCCAAACATCacacatttaaatacaaatatggaATATTAA